The proteins below are encoded in one region of Pirellulales bacterium:
- a CDS encoding exosortase-associated EpsI family protein, with protein sequence MEILQSYWSFIIPAIACLGLMVAHFYVHGSGKVLVRLAIVGVVLLAAHSYLQGMWTERWAARSVSEEQAAFAERLNHVPTSFGNWESVESPISEREKEASGATNTISRTYTDRTDRSKVVNVYIVCGHPKDITQHTPDQCFVLSGFEEAEDEQPYTIEMGDSDKTSADFRTTRFRKGLSFNPQDLRIFWSFSHDGKWESPRIPKTWLMHYPALYKIYASTDLQGTTHINAADSAALPFLREFMPILNPILFPAEEKPDNSATATNAVAPADTKTEPAPAASATAPATDEKTAK encoded by the coding sequence ATGGAAATATTGCAATCCTATTGGAGTTTTATAATCCCGGCGATCGCCTGCTTGGGGTTGATGGTCGCCCATTTCTACGTCCACGGATCCGGCAAAGTGCTGGTTCGATTAGCCATTGTGGGCGTTGTGCTTTTAGCCGCGCATTCGTATCTACAAGGAATGTGGACAGAGCGCTGGGCCGCACGCTCGGTTTCGGAAGAGCAGGCGGCCTTCGCGGAGCGGCTGAACCACGTTCCCACCTCGTTCGGGAATTGGGAGAGTGTCGAATCTCCCATTTCGGAGCGCGAAAAAGAGGCCTCGGGCGCAACGAACACCATTTCCCGAACGTACACAGATCGGACCGATCGTAGCAAAGTGGTGAATGTTTATATTGTTTGTGGTCATCCGAAGGATATTACGCAACACACTCCTGATCAATGCTTTGTGTTAAGCGGCTTTGAAGAAGCGGAAGACGAACAACCTTACACGATCGAAATGGGAGACAGTGACAAAACGTCGGCTGACTTTCGAACGACCCGGTTTCGCAAAGGCCTGTCGTTTAATCCACAAGATCTTCGCATTTTTTGGAGCTTCAGCCATGACGGCAAATGGGAATCCCCGCGCATCCCAAAAACCTGGTTGATGCATTATCCGGCGCTGTACAAAATCTATGCCAGCACCGATTTACAGGGGACGACGCATATCAATGCTGCAGACAGCGCGGCCTTGCCGTTCTTAAGGGAATTCATGCCGATCTTGAATCCGATCTTATTCCCCGCCGAAGAGAAGCCGGACAATAGCGCCACGGCAACCAATGCCGTTGCGCCTGCCGACACAAAAACCGAGCCAGCCCCTGCGGCCAGCGCCACGGCGCCGGCGACGGATGAAAAAACGGCAAAGTAG